One Acropora palmata chromosome 2, jaAcrPala1.3, whole genome shotgun sequence genomic window, TGTACACAATGCCCTCGCCTATAGATTTCAAAATGACCAAGGTTAGTGGGATTCCAAAGAGGGACACGACGATACACAAGAGGCCTGCTGGAGTACGAGGAGTGATATTACCATATCCTgcagaaaatgcaaaaaaaaaaaaaaaaaaagaaagcgtGAACTTGGAAAAAATCAAACCGTGTGAGAGGTTTATTCAGAGAGTGTGCTATGGCGTCGGCGTTGAGGTAAAATAGggaaatttggtttcaaacgagttgatatactgaaatttccaccgtaaaaaCATTACGAAGCTAACGTTTTGGGCGTCAGCCTAACGTTAAACGCGGCTGACGAAGGGCTCACGCTCGACAGGAGAACTAATCTTATTATGGTGAACATTTGGTTCTTATCAATGCGATTGATATCAATTGAAGGAATCCGCCACTTCTACCCTCATTCGACTGGACGAATATGTTTATTTGGtggagaagagaaaaaagaaacggccATGCACAAACTAGATCTTTTTAAAGTTTCTTACCTACAGTAGTTATAGCTTGCAAAACAAAGCTGGCACTTGCTTTGTAAGTCCAAAACGGATCAGGGTCGCCCAGGGCTTCATAAGCCATAAGGGAAAAGTCATTAAACTCATCCAAGgtcatattttattttgacgCCATGGAGTGGTGTAAAGATCTCAAAAGCTGGTATTTTGCTTGGAGGGTGTTCTCTTCTGATATACGACAGAAACGAACAAACACGGAACAGTGGacttaaaaattaagaaaagaagCGTTcgaataagcaactttttgaaaaGCAGGTCCAATTTTAAGATGACAAGAGATCCCACCAAAATGATGAAATGTCACGGTTTTCATAGCTCCGGCAATCGATCAGTGGGATATCCGACTGTGCAAAATAGAGTGGACTGTCTCATGcggtaaatttgaaatttattgtTTCCCTTTGCAGACCTGAATtaataaatccaaatattttgATGCTAAtcctataaaaaaaaactgcaataaaaaaaatgtacaattAAGTTCACACGAAAGTTCGCAATTGCATTAGTCGAATTGTGTATGCACGATTCcacaatttattatttccatGTGCATGAGAAACTCCCTGGGCCATTCATGTAGTTTTATGAAGATGTTTTCATATTAAGGAAGTCATGACTATATATAGGAATCAGCAGAAAAGGAATTGGGGATAAACTTttcattcaaattcaaattttaaaataacaatcaatttttaatgATCGCATTGAAAACGAAACGAAGTTATCAAATATTTGTTGAGTTGTcgtcaaaacaaacaagaataTGAATAAGATCGCCCACCgttattttctgaaattctAAATTCTTGCCggtaaaaacaagaacaaaacaaaacagtagGCATTTTAACCATTCCAATTATTTCACTGAGACGTCgctttagttttgttttctacgTTTCGCTAATAATCCACATATTTTACTATAATTGACGAAAGCTTTCTTGGGATTGTCAAGTAAGAATTAAAGTCGACAATTTTAAACCGAAAAGACATGAGGgaaagtaataattaataacCTACAATTATAGGCAGTGTTGGTGTCCTCAAGATCggtgaaataatttattaataaacaccacaaaatttataaagCCCAGCTGTTACGAGGTGTAACCGCTGTTAGCCGGAAAGTAATTTTAGGgatttttttcaggtttaATTCCCAAGCAGGGAAAGCATGATAGTAAACTTGGGAATTCCGTCTGTGGAGCCAAGCACCCCATCTATCGCTGTGTACTGAGCAGAATTATGCCAGAAAGATCACGGGCTGGCCAACTAAAAAAGTGGTATTCTAACAGTTTTAAGTCTTGAGCCAGAACAATCAAAAATcggtttattttttaatacacTTTACGTTCGGAAACAAAAGGTCATCAAATTGACCAGTCAGGTGGAGTTATGTCACAAGTGACCTTCGGTATCTTTTATTAATTCTACTTCCATAGtaattttggaaaattatttttttaggcATCACTGCAACCAtaacaatttgttttcatggaAGCGGGTAGCGTTCTAAAAATTAACCCATTTCTGCCGTGCTGGGAAACCGATCGAGGCCGTAGAAACACTCCTACATCATCCCCTCTTTGAAAGATTaacgttttcttttcagggaATAAGTCAttcattgatttgtttttccGAAATCGTTCGACTAATTAAAACACTGTGACGCTGTGAGTTCTGATGTCTTGCTAAGCAACAATCCATAATCACTATTCTTACAATAAATTCTCCCCTCCAATCGAAAATTCAAATCTAGCTTGGGAATGGGtaattaataaacaattaaactagaaagaaaaatatcgaTATTTTGGCATCCGTGTCAAATGACATATGATTGTcctgacaattttttttaagaactaGTAAGATGCAAGACCCCCGGCCGGTAAATGCCGGGGGTCTTACATCTATGGTATAGGTtcttgaccaatcagattcaatACAGAGACAGGATGTATAATCAGTGGCCGAATTTATACTAGAGACGAATTATCCGTCTCGACTGATTATCCGCAAGACGGATAAATCGTCTTAGTATAAATCCGAAGACGAATTTTGACGAATATTTTGTCTACATATACGTTACACATAGCGTGTGTTACACGACCGGTGTTTTGGTGTTGATCCGAGTAGAAGCTTGGCGACAGATAAAAAAAGATATGGGGGCACTCGTAGCGTTGCTGACAGACAAATGGCGAAGAAGAGCATTAGATTTAGCGTTTTAgtatagatttagccaagcctaaaagcgaAGCTCCCGATttcattataaaaataaatttctaatACCGGTAAATGTCTTTTTGTTCGGAGTTGACTTGACTGAACTTCTAAGTTGTTTATGCTTCACAAAACACGGGTTGCCATtcgttttcgcgccaaaaaacCCTCACCGCAGCCTACCCGAGAATTTGCGTTGGTATGTCCGTGGTGTGGACGGACGGTCAGGCGGGCAAGCGGTCGGTCACGTGattgccaaattttcttgGATAGGTAGTTTACTACATTTTCTTTCCCATGGTGCTCCGCTGCTCGCGCTTCGCGCGCAAGAGCTCCGCTATCAGAGACGAACATCCTCTGCGAAGCGTATGCCCAAGCTGGAGAATAACTTTATGAACTTCATGTTACCCTTTTCTCTAGCTAAACTTACTCAAGATAGGAAAACAAGAAGTAGAGAGTTTAGataagaaacaagaaatggTGCGAGAATGGCCCTCAAAATCTGGTCGGAGCCGCAGTTCAAGAAAAGACTTCGAGTTAATGAAGACacctttcatttcattcttgGAGAAACTGAAGATTTAATTACAAAGGAAAGAACGCGGTTTAAGAAACCAACAAGCACAGAGTGGCAGTTGGCATTAACATTGTACAAAAAACCCTCGACGTTTCCGTCTAGATATAAATTTAGAGATGCATCATCCGTCTAAGACGATTTATCCTTCTGTTAGCACGTATTGAAGACGTGCTAACAGACGAATCAGCCTCTGACGAATTTTGCTCGATAATTGGTCTTCGTAGTGTATTTATACATAGACAAATTATCCGTCTAAGAAGGATAATTCGTCTCTGACGGATAATTCGTCTCTAGTATACACTCGGCCTTACGATATTGCAGGAGAAGAAGTAGTccgatttttgttttggtctaAAACATACTttgcagccaataaaaattctACTGCATATCGAGATTTCTGGCTCTGGACTTATGTCCTTAACTAGTTTTGCTGGATTTCGCACGAAAAACCattatttgttttacatttAATGGCGCATGTGTGTGTTACTGCGCAGTCCAGGAATGTAGCCGATTAACTATTAATTTGCGCGTAGACTGGAGCGAGATTTTTCCACGAAATTTCAGTTGTTAGTCTTCGCTTAGTCGTCCAAGCTCAGTTTGGTTTTCATTGAACAATGTTAGTTCATAAATTGCCGACAAAATTACTCTTATAAACACAACTTCAGTTGGTAAGTAATCGAGGAATCACATTTAGCTGAAATGATGTATAAATAAGTAGATGAGAGGTCGAATTCGATTTCAAAGTTGATTTTGTGCACACATCAACACCTaacgcttttgtttttggttttaaacGAAAATTACTTTAATTGTAACACTTCCAAATATTAGACTTGTGCAGTTCCTACTCGTAAAGGAGGtttaaaaagcaaataaatttttttccaagtttctgTAAGTTACTTCAGCTCCTTGCATGCTGTGTGGCTTTAATGCATTATTGATTTGGCTAACTTAAGGAAGCGAATCACGGTCGCATTAGATTCATAATCGAACATTTTATACAAAAGCTATGTAAGCTTATGATGAAAAGTAGTCAAattgaacttttcttttttacttaaaGCCTACCAATTTAAAGGGCTCTGGCTTTACGTTTGTCTTGCAGGCTTACTAGACAACGTATCTGATTAATAAGTGGAATAATTATGTTTgcgattttttttccgttaGGATTTCAGTACGAATATCATCATAAAAATAGGTCAAAATGATGTTACGTGCCTTCATTAATCACGAGGACGACAGCTACAAGAATTTAACGAATTTGCTTAATTAAAAAcgaaaacagtagttttgccCGCTTTGCCCGAGCTTTTACGATTCTTTTCATACATTCCGCAGCGTCCCATGCGTCAGCAGGGAGTTCAAGAAATATGATGACGGAGccggcaaggaaaacgtcatgCACTTGAAAATACGCACTTGCGCAACTGGgttggctaaactgggaaacatatgtttcggacgcaaaatttgtgtccgggaagcaaaaatgtttttgactccaggcaaaaacattttttgtttctgagcagcaaaatttatttccgcaacacatgtttcccgcgcgCGCGCGGCTaaattgggaaacatttgcacccgcaacaatgtttcctagtctAGCCAGGCCTTCAGTCTgagcgctgtcaaagtaaatacacagtACTAAAGATTAACGGTTGTATGCTCGAGTGTTCATCAAAACcacggtaaatgtggtaatttcacgttgttgttttgcaaaggACGGTACGGGCTTGTTtataagagcgtgccgcacgtgcagcacgattatttttccacgcTCGACcgatcaaattcttaatttatggcgttgtcgttgctgtTCCCGTCTTcgatgctaaaactccctaatgatttgattggttgaatgaggaaaaatgcTGAATCGTGCTACACAAACGGTACGCTTTGCGGtacaattttttgacgtaggCTGGcaaacaacgacgtgaaattttcagttttgaggTTCTGAAGACAATGCAAGCCGGCAGCAGTAATTCTTCCATTCTTCGCCTTGgtatgaaaaccattcgtgccaagcaagcgaaagtgcagttcgcctTTTTTAGTGCAACATGACCGATACCCACTTAGAATAATCataaaacacttaacctaaagcaaatttctatttataatgtgacgttttcgttgcagcaacctgagccgtcgtagcttctcaAATTTCCTAGCGACGTGACATCACCTGTTTCACAGTTGCGTTTAtaatttcaccttttcaagtcaaagtttcatttttttccttccatcTCCAAACTGCTTCTATCACTTCAATCAAGCTCCCCAATGCTAAAACGAACGGACCTTAGAATTCACTAATTACGTTGTCGTTAGAACCTGCGAAGAAACTATAATAATGTAAGTGTGGTCCAGTTGGACGACAGCCATTGTTCACATCCCACTACACTATCGTTTAGCTAATCAGTGTAAAGAATGTTCGTAAGTAAGTTTTCGTCGTTTTCATATTGACAATTgacatttgttttcttctctttttcaaaatctaaAACTCTACACAATGTTGATCAACTTTATCAAAGAACGGTTTCCCTCGCTCTCACGTTCCGCTAAATTCTTAAAGCTATGATGTATGcagacaagaaaaatgttgaGATGAAATGTCAGCGAATCGGTGTCTGGAATAAGGCGTGGATTCGTGACTTTATTGCACGTGTTAACTTGTTGGGTAAATTGCACTCAGTTTAATAACGTGCGATGGGCACGTTAAGTTTATCACACTTCTACGTTGAACAGGAAATATTTTCCTTACGTTCTATCTCATAATAAACTCATCTCCCACAGGTGGAAGCAAAAGAAGATGAATCCCTTGTTGAAGAAAGCGCTTCTGCGATTCATTGCATTTTCGTTGCTGACCTCACTTAGTGCatggttgtttgttttcgttgAATATACTGGAAGGAATGAAGTCCATGAAAAGTACCAGTCATTGCGTTCGCTTTATGAGTCCATGGCATGGAAGTATAACATGAGCATAAACGAGTTCAACAATTTTTCCACTGCGATGTATGAAGCCATGAGTGTGCCTGCTCCTGAGTGGACTTATCATAATGCGATAGATTTCGTCCTCCAAGCCGTAACTACCATAGGTGAGATAAGAAGTTACTGAATTTGTAGCAACTGTTGCGGGTCGCGCTTCGAGGGTCTTGAGAACGAGGCAAAAGACATTCGATTCCTTATGAAAATGCGTCACCAATTGCAGTAAAAATAGAttaattttccttctttgccaATGCATCTCAATCTGATCAGCGAAACACGGTGCATTTTTCGAAATACGCTGCGTAGCTTGCATGAAACCATGGCTAGAATTGGAAAAGATTTGGACGAACATCACGTTGTTTGTGTGTATTTTGCCTCAACGAGGTGAGGTCAGATAAGGGGAGATTATGTTTCTCCTTTCTTTTGCGTTCTTGCTAACAACCCTGATTTCCTGGACAGACTCCCATGGAGGAGCGAGGTGAGGGTTGCGGAAAATTGCCGAGATACGCAGTATTATTACcgattgcgcacgctcaccaGTGtattaggctgatttagcgAGAGAACGTTAAGGTCAGACTCTTCGGCTTGCCCTCCATTTGTCATCTGACATTCCTGTCCAGTCACTTAATCAAcgtatttatatttttacatGTCAAAACTATGTCTATAGCTCCAGCTGAAGACATAGCTTTTATATATATCTCCTCAGTATGTTCGAGcgagatattttaaaattatggtTAACCTCAACCCGACTTTGAACacttttctctctttcaacAGGTTATGGCTCTATTACCCCTAAAACAGCTACAGGGCAGGTAATGTGCATCTTCATGTGTTTAGTCGGAATTCCGATCTCTATGCTCTCAATTAAATCGGTGGGTGAAGTTTTTGCCCTGTGGTTTATGGCAATAATCcaaaagtttgaaaagaaagtcCTAAAGAGACCGGAACCGAGAAGCTTGGAAACCAAGAGCgctgttattttgttttcgttaaTGATACTGATTGTCATTGGAAATGGACTTATAGCGGTTAGTTTAAAGGGGTGGAGCCTTTTGGAAGGAGTCTATTTCTGGTTTGTCACACTGACAACAATCGGCTTTGGAGACTATCTAGTACGCGAACCCGCTCAAAGAATTACTCATTTAGAAATGAACGGCTCAATAGCCAACGATGGTGAAATTGAATCTCTCGGCTTTACAATTATCATGTCCTTCTTTTCCTTAACTTACTTGGTCTTATGCCTATGCCTTGTTTCAAGTGTCTTAAATTCCGTAGTAGCTGCGCTTGAAAATCATAATTTTCCACCGAGATGTCAACGATGCGTACGTCGAAGGACACCCAATCAAATTAGTCTTGATAGGAAACGGGAGTCCGCACAACGGGATGAAACTAACATGGCGAGTCTAAGTATGGAAAATCTTGGATTCCAGAAGGAAAACGCAGCACCAGAACGCAAAGACAGTGTGCTGATACAAAGCACGCAACTATCAGACATAAATTGATAATTTTGCGGAGGCCTCATACATGGATAAATACACGAAAAAGCACATAAAAAATCTTAAGTTCACATGTTACACACAGTATCTTATCAGTTTATCAGTTCGCTGGTAGGAGCAAATGAAGCACGGTACAATGAGACGCACATTTCCAGGGGAGCAACCTCATTACCAGGAATTATCTCTTTAATTTGAGACGGAGGCAAGGAACGGCAGAGACTTAATACCCTGGGATTGTACAGTCAATTCGCTCCCTTGAGAACGAGTCTGCTCATCTTGACgctctttatttatttatttcttttggcGGGGGGAAGGGAGAGGCACATCCAGAAATTATCACCTTGTATTCAAATTATGGTAATTATTGAATTAGCTCAGTATTTAGCTTCAGTTTTTGTCGAGAAAAGACTTAAAGCAAGATAGACATACATAACACCAACCCCGAGGTGTGGCCTTCTagataagataagataagCAGACTCGTTATTTCATCACGGGGTCACTTTCACTCCAAGTGGTCTTCCAGTGAGCTGTAAAAATTAAGAAGACTATTACATAAGTCACAACAACATccaaaatttttaataattggTGGTCTTAAAATACAGTAATGGAAGCAGTACAATGAATTTTGATTAAGGATTTACAACATATAATATTGTATTATTTACACAAGCTCCTAGAATTTACACAATGAAATTATACGATTTAACTAAAAGTTATATAATTCACTTAGGTTTTACTAATTTCACTTAGAATATCTTTGAGGAACAATTTAAAAGAACTAGGCTTTCCTGTTCCCTCGCCTCTGCAGGGAGTTTATTCCAGAGCAACGATCCTCTGTAATGAAGGCTGTATTTCCCTGTCTCTAACTTAGGTTTCGGAATATACTAACGCACTCTACTGCTGAAAAGAGCGTAGAGTGCGTTTGCCCAGGGATTAACCTTGCAAACAGTGCCAATAAGGACGGTATGTAGCAAGCAATGAGAAGTCCAGATATCCACATCATGTTGCGAAGAGTTTTCCTGTAGTGTGGTAAATCGAAGTTGCTTGAGATTGCGGTGCGTGCATGATTTTGCTCTTGTAATATTTGAGTATCATGACCTCGAATACCTCGACGAATGGCGAAGTAACATGTAAGTGCTACCAGACAACAACTGATCAAAGATACCGCACCAAAAATCACGCTCACTGTGATACTCCAAAATCGCAAGGCAGACGATAGAGCGGCAATGATCCACTCCGAGATCAAGATGAAAACAACACGTTCAAATGTTACAACTGCACGATACCTCAAGCGAAGGCGAAACGCCAGATATCTTTCGACAGATAGTGTGACGATAGTAAGAACGATGCAGAGGGAATAAAAGTTGCTCAGCGCACTTATATAGGACACAGCCATCACACAGTAataagttgccatttttgacaatttgcaaaatgcctttgcaaaatgtttaaaaaggGCCATTTCTCacacttttgaaaatcgtgtcattttactaccaatAAAAGTTTTTTAAGCTCTTTCTtccatgcaataaaatttgaaatgattctAGAATAAAAAAATCTAGGACATGAGAATGAAAGTTTTTTCAGTAACGATTTTAACTATATCCCCAAAGAACTagattaccataaattaccataaaaagaagaaaatgagcgcagtacctctggacgtggcgccagagcgttgtaccaaacgatgctcaccgagatttcggcccggaagtcgcttttggagccaagtttcagatacctgtcgccaggcagtgagggagagaaatgtcggcccctagaccattcgagacagatccctttcatccactcggatcGATTTATTACATACAGCAACTTCTATATACATGTAAGAATTTatcagttatttcttccacgTGGGACGCACAAGTGTGCATAaatgacaattgcgcatgtgctcttGCAGAAACCCTCAAATtaaggttcagagccatttttaaagtttcGATTTTTTCCCTAGGGTACATGCTGGTGCGTATTGACACGACATCTGCGCAATCATTGAATGTTTCGAAGCAAACTGaaagattttaaagaaaagaataaggaagccttgtcACAGTTTTGGCTTGACGACGCATTTGTTTGTCATAAAACAATACACAGAATAAAGGTCGACAAAAATGATAAAGCCTCATCAACGCCTACAGTTGTAATGTATTCACAATTTTAGATTTGAGCAAAACCACATGCAGAAATGGTTTCCAAgtagaacattaattttactcagCCACGTATGGTCATTTTGCCATACTAACTCCcttgaaaatgatcaaaaatggccaatttcgCCGCTTGAAATTGATCTCATTTCTCTATTACAAAGgcctttttttcccaaataacCACTGACTTTCTAACGCTGGCGTTCGAGCTTTTCTAATATGTCCAAAAATGACCAGTTTttatacttttgaaaatcgtgTCATTTTCCTCTTTAAACAAAAGATGTTTAAACTGTTTCTTCCATACAATAAATGCAAAACTATTTGTagagtacaaaaaaaaaaaaaaaaaaaacttgggcATGAAAGGAAAGATTTCTGCCGTATTTCTGATCTTGTCTTGTCTGATCTCCTATTTCATCTACATATAGGCCATTTCTTACAACTATGCCTTACGatatatatagcctttgccaattttcacacttttgaaaatcgtgtcattttactaccaatAAACGTTTTTAAGCTATTTCTTCCGtgcaataaatttgaaatgattctagagtaaaaaaaaaacaacctaGGACATGATAATCAGGAAAATCAAGCCGAGTAACAgcccattttgaaattacggactgtaaaacaatgtttgacttctatgcaaaaatctggcattaaaaaaaacacctaatacgACAAAATTAACGAAACCTTTAAAAGTTGCAAACCATAtttgaagattttgcaaagttttggATAAGGAAACATCATGAGATCCGTTTGAAGATCAAATGGCCGCTGTCCATGGAAGCCATATTTCTGTTACGCATTCCTCCTCGTGTGAACTAGAGGCCATCGATACCGTATTGACAAATTTCTGTTGTAAACAAATAGAGTAAAGAGCCTTTATAACTCGGACAATGCGAGAGGCGATGCATCTCTCTTTGTTGCCATCTTCTTTGCAACAGCCGCTCGTTCTGAAGAGCAGTCtgggaaggaaaaaagaattCTGCCCAGATTCCAATGAAAGCGTCTATAAAAATACAAACTACGAGTTCCACAAAAAATAGTGGCAACTTAATTGAATCAAATCACCTAGGAAAGAGAGGCTCAGCGTGAAATAATACTTACAATACAGAtaatttgctttttctcgggGTTCTATTTGAAACCAGACAATCTCAAAAATTCACTCCGGAATCATTGTCCAAGTGGATCCGGCGTCCTAGAGCAATAAACCGAAGGCTCCGTCTCGCAGCAGTAGACGAAACAGAAGCTAGTACACACTGATAGAGAATATTACCCTATGAAGTTCCCAGTGCAGTGAATGTGGTACATCACTACTTCTTTACTGAAGAGAGAAAACATTTATCGTCCTCGCTGTAATTTTATTAACAATATTGTAACGATTACCTCTTGCGACTTTAGTGAAAGTTGCCCTTATATTGTGGTGATGCACTTTAAGTAAAGGGTCTCGTGAAGCAAAATGCTATGTGAATACGTCAATATTTTGTGCGTGTTTTGGAATATTATCTCAGACATCTTCGTTCCCAGGACCTTGCCGTTGGAAAGGTCTTGGGATCGAGGCTGTGGTGTTGCCAGTTATTTCGTTCTGGGTTGGTGATCTAATCAAATGAAACAGACAGTTACAAACTCTATTACAGTTTTCCAAAACACCATCTCTTAAGTCTTTGATTCTCCAGCAATAAAGAACTGGATTTAAAGAAGAATTCAAATAAACCGCGATGGCACTAAAACCTACTGCAAAGCGGGTGGAGTTCTTTAGCCCAAAGATTAAGACTGCAAACAGTGCCAATAAGAACGGAATATAGCAAGCAATGAGAAGTCCACATATCCACATCATGTTGCGAAGAGTTTTCCTGTAGTGTGGTAAATCGAAGTTGCTTGCGATTGCGGTGCGTCCATGATTTTGCTGTTGCCGTATTTGACCTCGAATACCTCGACGAATGGCGAAGTAACATGCAAGTGCTACTAGACAACAACTGATCAAAGATACCACGCCAAAAATCGTGCCCGCTGTTTCGTTCCAAAATCGCAAGCCGGACCATATGGCGGCAAGAATCCACTCCGAGACCAAGATGGAAACAACACGTTGAAATGTTACAACTGCACGATACCTCAAGCGAAGGCGAAATGCTATATACCTTTCGACAGAAATTGTGACGATAGTAAGCAACGATACGGACGAGATAAACCTTGATGTCGTCGCATAGAACACAGCTATCACACAGTAATAATTTAACATTTCCAAAATGATTGTCA contains:
- the LOC141874335 gene encoding two pore potassium channel protein sup-9-like, giving the protein MNPLLKKALLRFIAFSLLTSLSAWLFVFVEYTGRNEVHEKYQSLRSLYESMAWKYNMSINEFNNFSTAMYEAMSVPAPEWTYHNAIDFVLQAVTTIGYGSITPKTATGQVMCIFMCLVGIPISMLSIKSVGEVFALWFMAIIQKFEKKVLKRPEPRSLETKSAVILFSLMILIVIGNGLIAVSLKGWSLLEGVYFWFVTLTTIGFGDYLVREPAQRITHLEMNGSIANDGEIESLGFTIIMSFFSLTYLVLCLCLVSSVLNSVVAALENHNFPPRCQRCVRRRTPNQISLDRKRESAQRDETNMASLSMENLGFQKENAAPERKDSVLIQSTQLSDIN